A window of Methanooceanicella nereidis genomic DNA:
CCAGAGGCTGAAGTTGCGGCAGAGGAACAGAGCGAATAAGCTCTTATGATGTTACTTGAAAGGCTGCCATTGTCTTTCAATTAACATTTTAGATCTTTTTATAAATAGATTAATTAGTTTTAACTTATAAATAAAGTCTTAACGACTATTGCAGGTTTTTATTATGTCGACAAAGATCGGAGATATTATCAAGCTTACGTATACGGGCAGGCTCGAAGACGGCACTATATTTGATACGACAGACGAGACTGTGGCCAAAGAGAATGGGATACATCAGGAAGGAAGACCGTACGGTCCTTTAGCGGTCGTCATAGGCTCGGGTTTCCTGGTCCAGGGTTTCGAAGAGGACATCACGGGTAAAAAAGCAGGATACAAAGGCAGCGTCACTGTACAGCCAGAGGTCGGCTTCGGTTTAAGGAGGGTCGAGCTCGTCGAGACTATCCCTGAAAAGAAATTTGGTTTTGAGGTCAAGCCCGGAGATGCAGTAGAGGTCGAGGGCAGGATGGGCGTAGTGCAAAGCATGTCAGGAGGCCGGGTAAAGGTCGACTTTAACGACCCTCTCGCAGGCCAGGTCATAGTCTATGAATATAAGATAGAGGACGTGATCGAAGATAAAAACACAAAGATAGGCGAGATAATAAAGCAATACGTCGGCAAAGACGCTAAATACAAGGTCGATAAGGACATGGTAACGATAGAGGTGCCCAAAGGGCTTTACCTCGATGACAACTGGCTTATCGGCAAGTTCATAGTATCAAAGTTCCTGATAAGGTTCGTCGATGTCAAGAAAGTGACACTCATCGAGACCATAGATGAGAACGATTTCAAAGAAGAGATATAATTGAAGCCGTATCACGAAAGTCCTGTTCAGACCTTTCGTGATCTTTTTTTGAACCCTGAATGACTGGCGCTCATTTTTATTCTCTCATTACTTATGGGGTAATCCCAAGTTTTATATACCTAGATATATACAGTATAGTGTGTTATATAACTATATGAGTCACATAATATTTAGAGTGACTATGAGTGATGCGAATGGCTGATATCCTGGAAAGGTTCGAGACCGAAGTTAAAAGAGGCGTGATGCAGGTAGCCGTCATGTGCCTGCTGGATCAGGAAATGTATGGCTATGACATCATAAAGAGCCTGAAGGAGAACGGCCTTAACGTTGAGGAAGGGACGCTTTACCCCATACTGAGGCGTCTTGAAGATGAGGGGCTTCTGTCGAGCCGTTGGGAGACCGTGGGCCCGAGACCAAGAAAGTACTATATCATTACTGACAAAGGTAAAGATGTTAGAGTAAAACTGCTGGCATCGCTAAGGTCAATAATGTTCGCAGTGGATAAGATAGCTGTACAAATGGTGTGAGGGAGAGCATGTACGATAAGATTATAGATGACTACCTGAATGATGTGACAAGGGATATGGACCCGAAACTAAAGAGCGACGTGAAAAG
This region includes:
- a CDS encoding FKBP-type peptidyl-prolyl cis-trans isomerase, which gives rise to MSTKIGDIIKLTYTGRLEDGTIFDTTDETVAKENGIHQEGRPYGPLAVVIGSGFLVQGFEEDITGKKAGYKGSVTVQPEVGFGLRRVELVETIPEKKFGFEVKPGDAVEVEGRMGVVQSMSGGRVKVDFNDPLAGQVIVYEYKIEDVIEDKNTKIGEIIKQYVGKDAKYKVDKDMVTIEVPKGLYLDDNWLIGKFIVSKFLIRFVDVKKVTLIETIDENDFKEEI
- a CDS encoding PadR family transcriptional regulator — protein: MADILERFETEVKRGVMQVAVMCLLDQEMYGYDIIKSLKENGLNVEEGTLYPILRRLEDEGLLSSRWETVGPRPRKYYIITDKGKDVRVKLLASLRSIMFAVDKIAVQMV